A genomic region of Raphanus sativus cultivar WK10039 chromosome 6, ASM80110v3, whole genome shotgun sequence contains the following coding sequences:
- the LOC130495851 gene encoding meiosis-specific protein ASY2-like: MTASTVDPVSDLERVRGSEDSAEATHREAMMDTENTTREQRMLVSEAMVRAREDDDGGNGSPDDGMTPYCFYPGNIFEEQRRLDPTRARPSVVEGQDWGNVLPTRSTFGSVRRLLKRSKAIGVTFIIPSKDQRPWSPPKGYQCVYESYFENDTKLWFPIPRLVTAYTMRRGVALSQFLNGAWRLAVALMVIGAEAGAALSVRAFEELVSVKINQGLLSLKIRPNYNVVTGYPSKTNEWQRSYFYVKSDRSAFEEPLKTGYRVLWNNEFVPHSNTAEYEEDFLESARIVASQRQDLWENFSYGRIRRSADRIRLQVWRSDTVPIITKKSKRINLFNKAEQTEINRARVMRELPDLSLVVGKQLGFVEPDQNSNANSPNLEEPNATESDEAQLVRKTGNKRKEREGASSEGKQTEETSTGGGARSEKKRARKDFAEARPSSVEEGELQALEPSNGSRDDALPNPSPGGGQAGEHQETSSKVKKKSKKNKKKNNGGSSGQEGAPEKETVGAPTAAVSLPKAAVREDAGGSSRSAPKAQEKDVVPKDLQGFCPDKVDFIFKRDTPLVCNERDCARFVRQVRGSRKHLPLVKDLVFQDDYTAAAGSSVKVRIVFAFRPFLVFFLTWLSHSLFDVLQSQGDWNEVVRKYDEELKRTYGVIDRQRHNTREATQALEVMLRKKNDAVIREEAMRDELLQKETAMNKELKRARELVKTLEKEKAKLADEKKILEEERAAAAIAHSKEMDRLRESRRYEVTHERIRVMAVMHGKAAARFQRIRERETRRDSFEDARCMLGQARGMRRCLEGMKATGKSISQGDIDTYAEQEKYYDAEVKRLVVDDLAEKDLSLSPLVLESRFVIQEILDKVDKYGSNMDLLDSEAARALRTPLRGPEDQSEGPSKSLLETVQSPAHPDAILPENAPVVEETTKPASEVPISDTPIKTVDITDSPSLEVSGSGVSGERSEEDPLVSG; encoded by the exons ATGACCGCGAGTACCGTCGATCCCGTCAGCGATCTAGAGAGGGTCCGAGGATCTGAAGATAGTGCAGAGGCAACTCATCGcgaggcgatgatggatacCGAGAACACGACCCGAGAGCAGCGTATGCTCGTCTCGGAGGCGATGGTTCGGGCTCGTGAGGATGATGATGGGGGCAATGGCTCTCCTGATGACGGGATGACTCCCTATTGCTTCTATCCGGGAAATATTTTCGAGGAGCAGCGCAGGCTTGACCCGACACGAGCTCGTCCCTCTGTAGTTGAAGGGCAGGATTGGGGAAACGTTTTACCGACGCGGTCTACGTTTGGGTCGGTGAGAAGGCTGCTGAAGAGGAGCAAGGCGATTGGGGTTACGTTCATAATCCCGTCAAAGGACCAACGACCGTGGTCTCCCCCAAAGGGATATCAGTGCGTATATGAGTCGTACTTCGAGAATGATACGAAGTTATGGTTTCCGATACCTCGACTCGTCACCGCCTACACGATGCGCCGAGGAGTTGCTCTGAGCCAGTTCTTAAATGGCGCTTGGCGCCTAGCAGTTGCGCTGATGGTGATTGGGGCAGAAGCCGGTGCCGCTCTCAGTGTCCGAGCATTCGAGGAACTGGTTTCGGTGAAGATCAATCAGGGCCTGTTGTCGCTAAAGATACGTCCCAACTACAATGTGGTAACGGGCTATCCGTCCAAGACGAACGAGTGGCAGCGATCGTACTTTTACGTCAAGTCCGATCGCTCGGCTTTCGAGGAGCCGCTGAAGACCGGTTACCGTGTTCTTTGGAACAATGAATTTG TCCCTCACTCGAATACCGCGGAGTACGAGGAAGATTTTTTGGAGAGTGCTCGGATCGTCGCGTCTCAAAGGCAAGATCTTTGGGAGAACTTCTCGTACGGGAGGATTCGCAGGTCGGCTGATCGGATTAGACTAC AGGTTTGGCGTTCGGATACTGTTCCGATTATCACCAAGAAATCGAAAAGAATCAACCTGTTCAACAAGGCCGAGCAGACGGAGATCAATCGGGCCAGAGTTATGAGGGAATTGCCGGATCTGAGCTTGGTGGTTGGGAAGCAACTTGGGTTTGTGGAGCCGGACCAAAACTCCAACGCAAACTCACCTAATCTCGAGGAACCTAATGCGACTGAGTCAGATGAGGCTCAGCTCGTGAGGAAAACGGGGAACAAGAGAAAAGAGAGGGAAGGCGCTTCTTCCGAGGGGAAACAGACCGAGGAGACTTCCACCGGTGGGGGTGCCAGGTCGGAGAAGAAAAGGGCGCGAAAGGATTTCGCAGAGGCTCGACCTTCTTCTGTGGAGGAAGGGGAGCTCCAAGCCTTGGAGCCTAGTAACGGCTCTCGAGACGACGCTCTCCCGAATCCATCTCCCGGTGGCGGTCAAGCGGGTGAGCATCAAGAGACTTCTTCTAAAGTGAAGAAGAAGTcgaaaaagaacaaaaagaagaataacGGCGGATCCTCGGGGCAGGAGGGGGCGCCCGAGAAGGAGACCGTGGGAGCCCCGACTGCTGCCGTTTCTCTCCCAAAGGCGGCGGTTCGCGAAGATGCCGGGGGATCAAGCAGGTCCGCTCCGAAGGCTCAGGAGAAGGACGTTGTGCCGAAGGACCTTCAGGGGTTTTGTCCGGACAAGGTCGACTTTATCTTTAAGCGGGATACTCCTCTTGTTTGCAACGAGAGGGACTGTGCTCGCTTTGTCCGCCAAGTCCGGGGGAGCAGAAAGCATCTCCCACTCGTCAAGGATCTCGTCTTCCAAGACGATTACACCGCCGCCGCCGGTTCTTCGGTTAAGGTAAGGATAGTTTTTGCGTTTCGTCCGTTCCTCGTCTTTTTCCTAACTTGGTTGTCTCACTCTCTCTTTGATGTGCTGCAGAGCCAAGGGGATTGGAATGAAGTCGTCCGTAAGTACGACGAGGAGCTGAAGAGGACCTATGGTGTGATCGATAGGCAGCGACACAACACCAGGGAAGCGACGCAAGCCCTAGAGGTCATGCTTCGCAAGAAAAACGATGCGGTCATCCGGGAAGAGGCCATGAGGGATGAGCTCCTCCAGAAGGAGACGGCTATGAACAAGGAGCTGAAGCGAGCCCGGGAGTTGGTTAAGACACTCGAGAAAGAGAAAGCCAAGTTGGCAGACGAGAAGAAGATCCTCGAGGAAGAGAGGGCTGCCGCTGCCATAGCGCATTCCAAGGAGATGGATCGTCTCCGAGAGTCGCGCCGCTATGAGGTTACTCACGAGCGGATCCGAGTGATGGCTGTGATGCACGGAAAGGCTGCTGCTCGCTTCCAGAGGATTCGAGAGCGGGAGACTCGTCGCGACAGTTTTGAGGATGCGAGGTGTATGCTCGGACAGGCTCGCGGAATGAGACGTTGTCTTGAAGGGATGAAGGCAACAGGTAAAAGCATCTCTCAAGGAGATATCGATACCTATGCCGAGCAAGAGAAATATTACGACGCGGAGGTGAAGCGTTTGGTCGTAGACGATCTTGCTGAGAAGGACCTCTCTTTGTCCCCTCTTGTGCTCGAGTCGAGGTTCGTCATCCAAGAGATATTGGATAAAGTCGACAAGTACGGGTCGAACATGGACTTGCTCGACTCTGAGGCTGCCAGGGCTCTTCGCACTCCACTCAGGGGACCAGAGGATCAATCCGAAGGACCGTCGAAGAGCCTTCTCGAAACCGTCCAGTCGCCAGCTCACCCTGACGCCATCCTTCCGGAAAATGCTCCGGTGGTCGAAGAAACGACCAAGCCAGCTTCCGAGGTTCCGATCTCCGATACGCCGATCAAGACGGTGGATATCACCGATTCGCCGTCGCTTGAAGTGTCAGGCTCTGGCGTGAGCGGGGAGCGCTCCGAGGAAGATCCCCTTGTCTCGGGATGA